TTTAGCGCCTTACGTGGATGCGGATCCGATTAAAATGGAAAACAAAGCCCAAGAGATGGAGATGGACATGTTGAAGCAAGCGCGTTTTTTTCTCAACGGATTTGAGCCGATCGTATCATACTTCCTGTCTGTTGACATGGAAATTAGAAACCTCAGAAAAATATTCATATCCAAAAAAAGCAAGATTTCTCTCGACACGTTCGGAACGGTTTTCACGGAGGTCGCCTGATGGAAGGGAAAATGGCTATTATTGGGAGAGAGGATCAGATCCTCCCCTTCTCCGCGATAGGCATAGAGATATTCCCGGTTGAGAAAGCCGAACAAGCGAATAAACTTTTGCTGTCTCTCGCGGAAAAAAAATACGCCCTCGTAATGATAACCGAAGATTTCGCTCTCGATGTCTTGAGCACGAGGATGAAATTCGCCTCGGAGGCGATTCCGGCTATTATCGCTGTTCCGGGTTCAGAAGGCGTTACAGGATCCACTCTTCATCAGCTCAGGGAGACTTTAAAACACGCTGTGGGAGCCGATATATTATCTGAAAAATAAAGGAGAATTACAGGTGAAACAAGGTGTCGTAATTAAGGTCGCAGGACCTCTCGTCATCGCGGAAAAGATGCAGGATTCAAAGATGTACGACGTTGTAAAAGTTGGAGAATTGGGTCTGATGGGCGAAATTATCGAGATCAAAAATGACAGGGCATCGATTCAGGTCTACGAAGACACCGCTGGCCTTGGGGTCGGGGAACCTGTCCACCTCACAGGCAATCCTTTATCCGTTGAACTCGGACCTGGGCTGATAAAGACAATTTACGACGGAACCCAGAGGCCCCTTGACAGAATAAGGAAAATAACCGGAAACATGATCACCAGAGGAATTGACGTCCCAGCTCTCGACAGGGAGAAAAAATGGACTTTTGCCCCAAAGGCGAAAGAGGGAGAAGAGGTCAGCGAAGGCGATGTGTTAGGAGAAGTCGAGGAAACTGTTTTAGTGGTTCACAAAATCATGGTACCTCCCGGAATAAATGGAAAGCTTATAACTCTGAAAAAGGGCGATTTCACGATAGAAGAGGCGATCGCCGTCATACAGACCGAAGATGGAGAAAGAGAAATTTCTATGATGCAGAAATGGCCGGTCAGAATACCAAGGCCTTACAAAAGACAAATACTTCCCACCGAACCTCTTCTGACTGGACAGAGAGTAATCGACGCGCTTTTTCCGGTTGCCAAAGGCGGCACCGCCTGCATACCGGGTCCATTCGGCTCCGGCAAGACCGTCATTCAGCACCAGTTGGCTAAATGGTCGGACGCGGACATCGTAGTCTATATCGGATGCGGCGAAAGAGGCAACGAAATGACCGACGTCCTTCTCGAATTTCCGGAACTCAAAGATCCTCGATCGGGAGAACCCCTCATGTTTAGAACTGTTCTGATCGCCAATACTTCAAATATGCCTGTCGCCGCTAGAGAAGCCTCCGTTTACACGGGAATAACAATCGCCGAATATTTCAGGGACATGGGATATTCCGTAGCTCTAATGGCAGACTCGACTTCGAGATGGGCTGAGGCGATGAGGGAAATATCCGGAAGGCTCGAAGAGATGCCTGGCGACGAAGGATACCCCGCTTACCTTTCGGCGAAAGTGGCTTCTTTCTATGAAAGAGCCGGAAAAACTGTCTGCCTGGGCAAAGACGAACGTGTAGGCGCGTTGACAGTCATCGGAGCAGTTTCGCCTCCCGGAGGAGACCTTTCGGATCCTGTGGTTCAGGCTACTTTGAGGGTCGTGAAAGTTTTTTGGTCGCTCGAAGACAAACTCGCTTTTCAAAGGCACTTTCCCGCAATATCGTGGCTGAGGTCCTATTCTTTATACAACAGAGGGCTTGAAAGTTATTTCGACGAAAAAGTCAGCGAGGATTTCACTTGGCTTAAAAAAGAAACGGTGAAAATTCTCGAAGAAGAAGCGGAGCTCGAAGAAATCGTCAGATTGGTTGGCCTTGAATCGCTATCGGCTCCCGACAGGCTGACGATGGAAATCGCCAGGTCAATACGCCAGGATTTTCTTTACCAGAACGCTTTCCACGAAACAGACACTTACTCTTCAATAGAAAAACAAAGGATCCTACTATCTGTCATACTCTATCTGTACGAAAAGTCTAAATGGGCGCTGGAAAGGAATGTTTCCATCGAAAAGCTCATGAATATTGGAGCGCTTGAAAAAATTTCCAGGGCGAGATACCTCAGGGAGAGTGAAATTGGAAAAATTGAAGAAATCAAAGGGGAAATTGACAGAGAAATCGAAAATCTCTACGAATCGTCTTCATCCGGAGGTGGAAATTGAAAACGAGAACCGAATACAGGACAATAACTTCCCTCTCCGGTCCATTGGCCCTCGTCGAGGGTGTTCATGAGGTGAAATACGAAGAACTCGTCGAGTTCAAACTCGGCAACGGGGAATTGAGAAAAGGAAAGGTTCTCGAAGTCTTTATGGATAAGGCCTTGATTCAGGTTTTCGAGGGAACCTCGGGACTCGACACTGGAAGCACGAGCGCTTCTTTTAAAGGAAGAGGAATAGAACTGCCTCTATCCCCCGATATACAGGGCAGAGTTTTCGACGGGCTGGGAAACCCGAAAGACGGAGGACCTGAGATAATTCCTTCGCTTAGAAGGGATATAAACGGCGCCCCTATTAACCCTTTCGCGAGAGATTATCCGAACGAATTCATTCAGACTGGAATCTCGACTATTGACGGATTGAACACTCTCGTCAGAGGTCAGAAATTGCCGATTTTCTCCGGCAGTGGACTTCCTCACAACGAAATGGCAGCCCAAATAGCGAGACAGGCGAGCGTTCTCGGTAAAGGAGAAGAATTCGCAGTGGTTTTCGCGGCAATGGGAATAACATACGAAGAATCTGAATTTTTCATTCAAGACTTCAGACGGACAGGCGCCATAGACAGAGCAGTTCTCTTCATGAACCTCGCGGACGACCCCGCTGTCGAGAGGATAGCGACGCCGAGAAGCGCTCTGACAGCGGCGGAATACCTCGCTTTCGACCTCGAAAAACATGTTCTCGTGATAATGACGGACATGACAAATTACTGCGAGGCTTTAAGAGAAGTCTCAGCCGCAAGAAAGGAAATCCCCGGGAGGCGAGGCTATCCGGGTTATCTCTACACCGACCTCGCCACGATATACGAAAGGGCTGGAAGGATAAAGGAGTCTAAAGGGTCTATAACGATGATCCCGATTTTGACTATGCCAGAGGACGACAAGACACATCCCATCCCCGACCTGACCGGTTACATTACCGAAGGACAGATGATATTGAACAGGTCGCTCTACAGAAAAGGCGTCAACCCGCCCATAGACGCTCAGCAGTCTCTTTCGAGGCTCAAAGACAAGGGAATCGGAAAAGGAAAGACGAGAGAAGACCATGCCGACCTTTTCAACCAGCTCTACGCCGCTTACACCAGAGGAAAAGACGCCGCTGAACTCGCCGTGATCCTCGGAGAAGCCGCTCTTTCGGACCTCGACAGAAAATACCTGAGATTCGCCCAGCAGTTCGAAGATAAATACATATCACAGAACTTCGACGACAACAGGACAATAGAATATACCCTCAACCTCGGGTGGGAACTGCTGTCAGTTTTTCCGAAGATAGAACTCAGAAGGGTCAGGGAAGAATACATCGAAAAATATTTTAAACCTTCTGAACAATCGGAGAACTAAAATTGAAACTTGAAGTCAACCCGACGAGACAAGAGCTTCTCAAGCTAAGACGCAGGATAGTGATAGCGAAAAGAGGGCACAAACTGCTAAAAGACAAACAGGACGAGCTCATGAGAAAACTTCTCTCGATGATAGAAGACGTGAAAAGCCTCAGGATAAAAGTTGAAAAACACCTTGCCCAAGCGATGGCTGAATTCGCTGTCGCTAGAGCTGTTACGGAACCTGGATTTGTTGAAGAAGCTCTGATGCTGCCGAAGAAAAGAGTTTCCATCGAAGTCGGAAGACACCAGATCATGAACCTGAAAGTTCCGACCTTCAAGCGGAAAGTGGCAGGCGAGATCATATGTTACGGTTTCGCGCAGACTACGGTGGAACTTGACAGGTCTCTCGAAGCTCTCGATAAGGTTACGGAAGAACTGCTTTCTTTAGCCGAAAAGGAAAAAACCGTGTCTATGTTAGCCGACGAAGTGGCAAGGACGAGAAGAAGGGTCAACACGCTCGAATACGTTCTAATTCCTAATCTCGAAGAGACTATAAGCTACATAAGGCAGAAACTTTCCGAAATGGAACGCTCCAACCTCTCGAGGCTGATGAAGGTCAAGGATATTATCAGGGATAGATAATTTTTTCTGTTTAGAATCTCAATAACAGATATCTTTTCTGCTTTTTAGCAACATTTTTATTCTTTTCTTTATCCAAAATAATTTAAATTCATTTTATTCTCATGAATATTTTGTTTTTTGTATTCTTGGTATTTCGTATTTTTTGATAAATATTCTAAAATTGTCTTTTGCGACATATTGCTGTTAAATTTTCACAAAACTTTCTACATTTTTCGCCATGTGTTTTTCTTATTTTTTATTCTTTAATTTGGATTTTAATGAGAGTAAAATTTAATGAAAGAATAAAAGGGGTGTATAAATCTATTTATTTTGTGCACTCAGAAATAAAGATTTATTTGTTTATAATAATACCGATAATATTATTGTTAGGTAATTGAATAGAATGTTAAAACCAAAAAATATTTCAAAGACAACACAAAAAGTATTACCAATTGATGAGTGCTTAGCAAAAACCGTAAAACAAGCGAATGGTTCTGTTATCAAAGGTGTTTCTGTATCAATTCATTGCCAGATTGTAGGTCATATTGCTCGAGAACTTATTAATCGTCAGCCGCAATGGCTACGTGATACTTTATTCCCAAAGGGAAGCGAGTTAGTTGCTGCTGCCCATGATATTGGTAAAATCAGCCCTCATTTTCAGGAAAAAATTTACTCTGCTGTAGGAGATCTAATTGGAGTCGGCAAAGCTGAGTTGGATAATACACTCGGCGGACATGCTGCAATCAGTCAGGCATGTATCCAGGATATCGATAAAAAATTCATCTCCCAAATTCTTGGACGACATCACGGAACGTCACCAAATAGTATAGGTTGCTCTACTGATGAAATTTACGGTGGAATAGAATGGCAAAAAAGCAGGATGAACCTTCTTGATGATCTTAAAACGATTTTTGATTGCGATTGGCCTATTGTGCGTGATGAAAATCAAGCTAATGCGATTTCGGGGCTTGTATGTGTAGCAGACTGGATTGGCTCCTGTTCTCTTTTTGATGGTTTCCAACCAAATGAAAAAATTGATAAGATTTCATATTATAACCTAATCAGTAAAGCAGTGGACAATGCAGGTTTTGTTGGTTTTAAAGTGCGTCAGAATTTAAGTTTTACAGATATTTTTCCTTTTACTAAGAGTCCCCGCGAAGCACAGACAAAACTCATCCAGGCAGTTGAAAGTCGAGGTGTTTATATCCTTGAGGCTCCTATGGGTATTGGTAAAACCGAAGCAGCATTGTATGCCACCTATAAAGCTCTTTCACAAGGCGCTACCACAGGTATCTATTTTGCGCTTCCTACCCAACTTACTTCCGATAAAATTTACGACCGAATGAATAATTTTCTTGAAAAGGTACTTACAGAGGATTGTAAATTTAGGTCTTTGCTACTCCATAGTTCTGCATGGCTACGGGATACGGAACTTGGCGAAGAGGGAATGCCGGGCAAGGGCTGGTTCAACAGCAGCAAGCGTGGCTTACTTGCACCCTTTGCCGTAGGAACGATTGACCAGGCTTTGATGGGCGTGATGAATGTTAAGCATGGGTTTGTGCGAACTTTTGGCTTGGCTGGAAAAGTCGTGATACTTGACGAAGTGCATAGCTATGACTGTTATACAGGCACTATTATGGACAAGTTAGTCCAGGTGCTACAGGCACTTCAATGCACGGTTATAATCCTGAGCGCCACACTTACAGCGGAAAGACGTGCAGACTTGCTTGGTCAAAAGAGTAATGAAACATCTTATCCCTTGGTATCTGCTTTACCAAAGAAAAGCGCCTCTTTTTATTTACCCGTGAAACATATAGATTCTGCCACCGTATCTGTATGTGTGAAAAACGATTTCAAGGAAGCTCTTGAAGAAGCGATAATCCGCGCTGAACGCGGTGAGCAAGTTTTATGGATCGAAAACATCGTTGCAGAATCACAAGACCGTTTTAAGATAATTGCAGCGCGAGCTCAGGAATGTGTGGTGAAAATCGAATGCGGTTTACTTCATTCCCGATTTCTTCGCACAGACCGGAAGCGCAATGAAGAAAAATGGGTTAACACCTTTGGCAAAGATGGTTATGATAAACGTAGAGAATGTGGACGAATATTGGTCGGAACGCAGGTGCTGGAACAATCACTTGACATCGATGCGGACTTCCTGATTACGCGCATTTGCCCGACCGATATGCTCTTTCAACGCATCGGCCGTCTGTGGCGACATCGGGAAGCTGACGAACTGCGCCCCAACACAGCAAAACGCGAAGTGTGGATATTGGCTCCTTCCCTTAAAGACAACTATAATAATTTAAACATATGGGGTAAGAGCGAAAAAGTATATATGCCATACATACTATATCGTAGTCTCGATGTTTGGCAAAAAAAACAACAAGTTTCGTTGCCAAAAGATATTCGGCCCATGCTTGAAGCTACCTATGCTGAGCAACAAGAATTTGGCATTCTTAACAAATGCAAGGCTGACGTCGAAGCCAATCGGGTGAAACTCGCAGGACTGGCACGCATTGGACTTTCTACCGCTGGCCAAACACTACCGGAAAGCAAGGCTTCCACGCGATACAGTGAGACGGAAAGTTGCGAAGTATTGCTTATTCGAAAAAAATATTCCAATGAAACAGGAATAACACTTGTTTTGTTGAATGGCAAGAAATTACTTTTGCCTCAAAATGTTAAACGTAAAGACCACCGGGAATGGCGAAGTCTTGCTGCAGAGCTGCAGCAAAACGTAGTGCTAGTGCCTGCGCATCTTGCACCGTCTACTTCACCGCATCAGATTCAATGGCTTAAAGATTTTGTTTATCTGGGAGACAGAGATGAAAGCCCTTTTCGCGTGGCGATTGTAAGAGAGGACGGGACTCTTTGTGGAATAGATCAAGGGATTGCATTACAGAGCTACGAGTTAACATATTCTGAAATCTACGGTTACGGTGCTCGAAAAAATAATAATAATGATACACCAAATGATTTATGGTGAGACTGAAGGAGTATTATAATGTCAGAAAAAATTGATAATAAATTTAATCTGGTGGACGAGAAATGGATACCCATCGCGAACTATGGTTTGGTTAGTCTAGCAGATGTTTTTTCGCAATCTCACTTTATTGCCTTAGGTGGCAATCCGATCCAGAAAATTGCTCTTACTAAATTACTGTTAGCGATAGCTCAGGCTGCTTATACCCCGGAGGATGATGAGGATTGGATACATATAGGCACACAGGGAATGGCTGAGAAGGCATTGTCTTATTTAAAAAAGAAAAAAGATTGCTTCTGGCTATATGGGGTGAAGCCTTTTTTGCAGATGCCTTCAATCGTGAAGGCTACCAAACAATCATATGGCGCTGTTTCCGCCAGTGTTGCCACAGGCAATACGACTGTGTTGGTGCAATCGCAGATCGAACAGAATTTGACAGATGCCGAGAAAGCCATACTCATTGTTGAGTTATGCAATTTTGCTTTAGGCGGTAAAAAAACAGACAATTCAATTGTCTTGAGTCCAGGCTATACAGAGAAGAGCAATGAAAAAGGGAAGTCGAGTGCTGGAAAACCTGGTCCTGCTCTGGGTTTTATGGGCTTCCTTCACAACTTTCTTATTGGCGAATCAATCCTGGAATCACTATGGTTTAACCTTATACCAAAAAATCAGATTATTTCTGCGCCTCATTTGACAAAGGGCATAGGTATAGCGCCTTGGGAGGGAATGCCACAGGGTGAGGACTGTGAAAAAGCCAAGGAATTGAAAACAACCTACCTTGGTCGACTTGTGCCTCTTTGCAGATTTGTTCTTTTAGCTAATGATGGTCTACACTATAGTGAAGGCATTTTTTATCCCGGATATGCTCAAGGTGGTTTTGACTTGAGTACCGGCGTTGATTTTTCCACAGCAAAGGCACGGGTACTCTGGGTTGATACAGAAAAAAGGCCATGGCGGCAGTTGACATCACTTCTGGCGTTTCTCGCGAATGAAAAAAAAGGTTCTTTTGACTGTTATCAGTTGCGTTTCGGGTTATCACGTGTAAGAAATACGCAATGTAAATTGGGCATCTGGTCCGGCGGATTGTGTGTTAGCAGCAATGCAGGCGAACAATATGCTTCAGGGACAGATGACTTCGTAGAATCAGAGTTTTTTCTTGAAACGGCGTGGTTGGGCGAATCGTGGTTTTTACAACTAAAGTCAGAAATGGCCATTATCGAATCGCTAGCTAAAAATGTGTATGGTTCCACAATGGGTTTTTACAAACATCAGTTTGCTGAGGGCAAAGATCAAGCCACACAAGCTGCAAATCTCTTCTGGCAACTTGCAGAACAACATTTTCAAGAACTTATCAATGCCTGTGGGTCAGATACGGCTGAATCATTGCGTCCCAAATATGCACAAATTGCTCTGAAAGCCTACGACACCTATTGCCCAAAAAACACAGCACGGCAACTCGATGCTTGGGCCGCCAACCGTCCACAATTGGGAAAATATTTTTCAAAAGTAACATCTTAATAATTCACCAATTCTGAAGAAAGGAGAATGATGTTAATCGAAAATAATTCCAATAAGAACAGTAGAAGCGCAGCATTTGTGGCGTACGTCATTAAGAGATTGAAAAAGGATAATGCGTTTGGGGCGGCACTAAGACGAGCGGATAATCCGGACACCGAGATACAGGGTTGGGAGTATCTGGTGTCATGGTGTGATTTGGATAACACTATTGAACGCACTTGTTTTGCAACAGTAGCAGCAGGACTTGCACGTGCAAAGCAAAGCATAGATACACCGTCCAGCATTGGCTCTGCAATTGCAAGAAGCTATAAAGATGGCAACCAGGATGATTCTGCCAAACGTAAACTACGCCACTTGTTGGCCTGTAACACGGGTGTGGAAGCCTGCCATTGGGTGCGACCTTTACTGCGTCTGGCTGAATCGCGAGGAGTCCGTATTAATTTCGGACTACTGCTCAACGATCTGCTGTACTTTAGTCCCAAGGTCAAAGAGCGCTGGGCTATGGATTTCTATGGACGAAAGGAGGACAAGGATGATAGCCTCGATGCTTAAGTTAAACCGTTCGGACTGTAAAGCGCTCAATATAACCGATCCATACTCCATTCATCGGGTTGTCTATGAGCTGTTTCCCGGCGAAACACGGAACTTCCTTTTTGCAGATAAAGGCGGTGATTTTAACACACGGCAAATTTTAATTCTTTCAGAACATAACCCGAAAGCGCCGCAATTTGGTGAGATCGAATCCAAACCGATACCCAACAACTTTTTAGAATATGACCACTATGGATTTGAAGTGATGCTCAATCCGACCAAACGTGATAAACAAACCGGGAAAACTGTCGCAATTCGCGGGTGCGAAAATCTTATTCGTTGGTTTTTAAATAAGGCTCTTATTCTGGGCTTTGAAATTATGGCGAATAGCCTTGAAATTCGTAATTCCGGAGTCCAAATTTTTGACCTTGGTAACGATAAAATTGTCACTCATAATAGAGTAACTTTTGTTGGAAAACTGAAGGTGACGGACCGCATCAAGTTTCAGAACAGTTTTGTTAAAGGAATCGGTCGAGCCAAGGGATTCGGCTTTGGCCTTTTTCAAATCATTCCCTTGGATACAAATTTACCTATATATTCTCAGCAAGGAGATTAAAATGAACCAGCAAAATAATCCATTCTGTTGTCAACGTATAGAATTTCACATTCTTCAATCTTTTCCCATTACTTGTCTCAATCGTGATGATGTTGGAGCACCCAAAACAGCTGTAGTTGGTGGTACTCAACGCGCGCGTGTAAGCAGTCAATGCTGGAAAAGACAAGTTCGGTTGGCTCTTCATGAAATGGGACTACCTCAAGGAACCAGAACAAAGCTCATTGCCAATCTGATTGCTGCTGGATGTAAAGAGCAAAGAGCCACCGAAGAACAAGCCGAAAAATGTGGTCAAAAAATTGAGCGTATATTTATAAAAAAACCAGAAACTAAAGGCAAAAATAAAAAAGCCGTAGCTGAAGAAGAAACTGAACCTGAAGCCTCTTTGGAACAAACAGATACCCTTCTTTTTCTAAGTCCAACAGAGGTCAGGAAGATAGTCAACGCTTTCAAAGATAAAGGATTTGATCCTGATAAGATAATCACCCAAAAGGATGCTAAAAAGCAGGCTAAAGAATTAGCAGACTTAATTGGTAAAACAAAACTTGATTATGAAACAGACGGGATTGATATTGCTCTCTTCGGCAGGATGGTCGCACAAGCTGCAACCATGAATGTAGAAGCTGCTTCTTCTTTTGCACACGCCATTTCAACCCACCGCGTCAGTAATGAAGTGGAATTTTTTACGGCTCTTGACGATAACAAAGAAGAACAGGGCTCCGCGCACATGGGTAGCCTTGAATTTAACTCGGCAACTTATTATCGCTATGTCAGCCTGGACTTGGGACAGCTATGGACAAATCTTGCAGGCAGCAATATGATCAAAGCTGTCGAGGCTTTTACCAAAGCACTTTTTATAGCAATTCCCGCAGCAAGGCAGACTACCATGTCCGGAGCCTCACCCTGGGATTTTGCTCGCATTATTGTTCGCACAGGACAACGCTTACAAGTGCCGTTTGAAAAAGCTGTTCGAACTGAAAACGGCAGTATACTTGAGCCCAGCATAGCTGCACTTACGACATATTTGGATAAACAAAAACAGTTATGGGGTTCAATGTTCGGTGAACTGGGTATGATTGAATACGGTGGAGATAATGGCATTGACGATGTTGTATTTTATCTTAAAAAAATTATTGCCAAGGCGTCATGATGGGTAAAAAATATATACTTTTATGGATTGAAGCTCCATTACAGGCATGGGGAGCAGATTCAAAGTTTGGGCGTAGAGACACACTGCCATTCCCAACAAAGTCGGGTGTTTTAGGTTTGGTGCTTTGTGCAATGGGTGCATCTGGTCCGCAAAATGATTTACTTGCTAAATTATGTTCTAGAGAACTCCAAATTATTTCTTATGTTCGTTCAAAACCCGGTAAAAATGGCCAAGCCCGTGTTAAAGTAGATAAAGAACCATTGTTGCGTGATTTTCATATGGTTGGAAGCGGCTACGATGATAAAGACATTTGGCAGACTTTATTAATACCGATGAAATGGGATGCCATCAAAAAGAAGGCTAACAAATCTAAAAACGCCGATGGGACAAGAGGCGGGGTAAAGATGACCTATCGTTACTATCTACAGGATGCATGCTTTGCGGTATTACTGGAATTGCCAGCAGACATGAACGATTCCATTAGTGACGCTCTTCAAAATCCCGTTTATGATCTCTATTTTGGTCGTAAAAATTGCGTGCCTGCCGAGAAAATCTTTCAGGGATCTTTTGAAAGCATAGCAGAGGCATGGCAAAAAGCGGGGATATTGGCGCAGAATAAACAATTATTGGAAGACTTTCGCGTCCTAGATGGTGAGTATGATGGAGATATAATGACACTCAATGATGTACCCGTTCAGTTTGGCGAAATAAAAAAATACCGTGATCGTCGCGTTACAGTAGTATCATCATGAGTCGTCTATTGGTAAAAGTAACGAGAGATACTCTGCCGCAAGTTAAAGACAGATACCCGTTTCTGTATTTGGAAAGGGGACGTCTTGAGGTAGATGATAGTAGCGTAAAGTGGATTGACTGCGACAATAACGTGGTCCGCCTTCCTATTGCAACGATTGGCACTCTGCTTCTAGGGCCCGGAACAACATTGACCCATGAATCTGTTAAAGTGTTGGCTGCTGCAAATTGCGGGGTTTGTTGGGTGGGGGAGGATAGTTTGATTTTTTATGCCGTCGGGCAAACTCCAACAGCAGATTCACGAAATTTTCGACGGCAGATGGAATTATCCTGCGATAAAGTAAAAGCGGTTGAAGTTGCTAGACGTATGTTTTTAAAGCGTTTCCCTGTCGTGGAGCTTGAAGGTAAAACACTAAAAGAAATGATGGGCATGGAAGGTTATCGTGTACGACAGCTTTATGAGAATTTGGCGAAAAAATATGGGGTTGGCTGGTGGGGTAGATCATTCCAACCTGGAAACTTTGCGATGTCGGATATGACAAATAAAATTCTTACTTCAGCAAACGCGTTTCTTTATGGAATACTCATTTCAAGTATCTATGCCTTGGGCTATTCACCCCAT
The nucleotide sequence above comes from candidate division WOR-3 bacterium. Encoded proteins:
- the cas1e gene encoding type I-E CRISPR-associated endonuclease Cas1, yielding MSRLLVKVTRDTLPQVKDRYPFLYLERGRLEVDDSSVKWIDCDNNVVRLPIATIGTLLLGPGTTLTHESVKVLAAANCGVCWVGEDSLIFYAVGQTPTADSRNFRRQMELSCDKVKAVEVARRMFLKRFPVVELEGKTLKEMMGMEGYRVRQLYENLAKKYGVGWWGRSFQPGNFAMSDMTNKILTSANAFLYGILISSIYALGYSPHIGFIHSGSPLPFVYDMADLYKEQLCIDLAFSATLEMAGSYDRAIIEGVFRKRVIDMDLLAKIPDDIEYVLNGGKRASRTVE
- the cas7e gene encoding type I-E CRISPR-associated protein Cas7/Cse4/CasC; translated protein: MNQQNNPFCCQRIEFHILQSFPITCLNRDDVGAPKTAVVGGTQRARVSSQCWKRQVRLALHEMGLPQGTRTKLIANLIAAGCKEQRATEEQAEKCGQKIERIFIKKPETKGKNKKAVAEEETEPEASLEQTDTLLFLSPTEVRKIVNAFKDKGFDPDKIITQKDAKKQAKELADLIGKTKLDYETDGIDIALFGRMVAQAATMNVEAASSFAHAISTHRVSNEVEFFTALDDNKEEQGSAHMGSLEFNSATYYRYVSLDLGQLWTNLAGSNMIKAVEAFTKALFIAIPAARQTTMSGASPWDFARIIVRTGQRLQVPFEKAVRTENGSILEPSIAALTTYLDKQKQLWGSMFGELGMIEYGGDNGIDDVVFYLKKIIAKAS
- the cas5e gene encoding type I-E CRISPR-associated protein Cas5/CasD, whose protein sequence is MGKKYILLWIEAPLQAWGADSKFGRRDTLPFPTKSGVLGLVLCAMGASGPQNDLLAKLCSRELQIISYVRSKPGKNGQARVKVDKEPLLRDFHMVGSGYDDKDIWQTLLIPMKWDAIKKKANKSKNADGTRGGVKMTYRYYLQDACFAVLLELPADMNDSISDALQNPVYDLYFGRKNCVPAEKIFQGSFESIAEAWQKAGILAQNKQLLEDFRVLDGEYDGDIMTLNDVPVQFGEIKKYRDRRVTVVSS
- the cas6e gene encoding type I-E CRISPR-associated protein Cas6/Cse3/CasE; this translates as MIASMLKLNRSDCKALNITDPYSIHRVVYELFPGETRNFLFADKGGDFNTRQILILSEHNPKAPQFGEIESKPIPNNFLEYDHYGFEVMLNPTKRDKQTGKTVAIRGCENLIRWFLNKALILGFEIMANSLEIRNSGVQIFDLGNDKIVTHNRVTFVGKLKVTDRIKFQNSFVKGIGRAKGFGFGLFQIIPLDTNLPIYSQQGD